In Thermodesulforhabdus norvegica, one genomic interval encodes:
- a CDS encoding aldehyde ferredoxin oxidoreductase N-terminal domain-containing protein, whose product MKILRIDMGAEGGPRVVESGLGEYEGFGGRGLTSAIVSLEVPPDCHPLSGENKLVIAPGLLSGTTGAMTGRISVGCKSPLTGTIKEANAGGQPAQVLARLGYAAIVLEGKPRTDDLYVVYIN is encoded by the coding sequence ATGAAGATTTTACGGATAGACATGGGGGCGGAAGGTGGACCCAGGGTTGTGGAGAGCGGTCTTGGGGAGTATGAGGGTTTTGGTGGCCGTGGGCTGACTTCTGCGATTGTTTCCCTGGAGGTTCCGCCTGACTGTCATCCTTTGAGCGGTGAAAACAAGCTTGTCATAGCCCCCGGGCTTCTTAGTGGAACCACGGGAGCCATGACGGGAAGGATCTCGGTGGGTTGCAAGAGTCCTCTTACGGGCACAATCAAGGAAGCCAATGCGGGAGGTCAGCCTGCTCAGGTACTGGCCCGGCTGGGTTATGCGGCAATCGTTCTTGAGGGCAAACCCAGAACGGATGATCTCTACGTAGTTTACATAAAC
- a CDS encoding iron-containing alcohol dehydrogenase, producing MAVKEQVYGFYIPTVTLMGIGAHKEVGRQIKVLGGKKPLLVTDKGLTKAGLTDQIRSLIKEDTGIDVVVFDETVPNPTDKNVHDGLKVFKDNGCDMIISLGGGSSHDCAKGIGILATNGGNIRNYEGIDKATKPMPPFIAINTTAGTASEMTRFCIITNTDTKVKMAIVDWRVTPNVAINDPLLMMGMPPALTAATGMDALTHAVEAYVSTLATPVTDACALQAIRLISKYLRSAVANGSDIEARDKMAYAEYLAGMAFNNASLGYVHAMAHQLGGFYDLPHGVCNAILLPHVERFNLIAKLDRFADIAVAMGENVEGLSPRDAAEKALQAIEKLSRDVGIPGGLKELGVKKEDIPTMAQNAMKDACGLTNPRRATLEDIIMIYENAL from the coding sequence ATGGCAGTTAAAGAGCAAGTTTACGGTTTTTACATTCCCACAGTCACACTTATGGGAATTGGGGCTCACAAGGAAGTCGGTCGCCAGATCAAGGTGCTCGGCGGTAAGAAGCCCCTTCTGGTGACCGATAAGGGACTCACTAAGGCAGGCCTAACCGACCAGATAAGGTCTCTCATTAAAGAAGACACAGGGATAGACGTTGTGGTTTTTGATGAGACGGTTCCCAATCCCACGGATAAAAACGTACACGACGGATTAAAGGTTTTTAAAGACAACGGTTGCGACATGATCATATCACTGGGAGGAGGAAGTTCACACGACTGCGCGAAAGGTATCGGTATTCTTGCAACGAACGGAGGAAATATCCGCAACTATGAGGGAATCGACAAAGCCACAAAACCAATGCCTCCTTTCATAGCCATAAACACCACGGCGGGAACGGCAAGCGAAATGACCCGATTCTGCATAATCACCAATACCGACACGAAGGTTAAGATGGCAATAGTTGACTGGCGAGTGACACCAAATGTAGCCATAAACGATCCACTTCTAATGATGGGGATGCCTCCCGCATTGACGGCCGCAACCGGAATGGACGCACTTACCCATGCAGTAGAAGCCTATGTGTCTACTCTGGCAACTCCCGTAACCGATGCTTGCGCCCTTCAAGCAATCCGACTGATCTCCAAATACCTTAGGAGTGCCGTCGCAAACGGTTCCGACATAGAAGCCCGGGACAAGATGGCCTATGCCGAATACCTTGCGGGTATGGCCTTCAACAACGCCAGCCTGGGATATGTACACGCCATGGCTCACCAATTGGGAGGCTTTTACGACCTTCCCCATGGAGTCTGTAACGCTATTCTCCTTCCTCACGTGGAGAGATTCAACCTCATTGCCAAACTGGATCGGTTCGCCGACATAGCAGTTGCCATGGGTGAAAATGTAGAAGGTCTTTCACCAAGAGATGCTGCCGAAAAAGCCCTTCAGGCCATTGAAAAGCTTTCCCGTGACGTGGGTATCCCCGGTGGGCTTAAAGAACTCGGCGTTAAGAAGGAAGACATTCCTACAATGGCTCAAAATGCCATGAAAGACGCCTGCGGACTGACCAATCCACGCCGAGCGACGCTGGAAGACATCATAATGATTTACGAGAATGCACTCTGA